The following are encoded together in the Salvia hispanica cultivar TCC Black 2014 chromosome 6, UniMelb_Shisp_WGS_1.0, whole genome shotgun sequence genome:
- the LOC125196330 gene encoding uncharacterized protein LOC125196330 isoform X2, which yields MASLQLKLFMVLLISAVCSKISVQTPTCGNNTFFIQYPFTLLQEGQNPHHTTPYNLKCNRQKLVALNLPFSGEFYVRDINYFQQKIQLYDPSNCLPKRLKNLSLPSSPFMAVSYQNYTFFSCPLGSPSSRNLTAIRCLSNSTASVVAASETSMMDGIKNLTACKVLYSLQVPVSQVFEYAYNGIDGDLQLAWIDPSSKGITSSKPGALTIILICAITILTALLVAMLCLGCGLTVVVVMLDIEEANNQGSWSCSTRVWERARFRLSRASNGTAGPLDEVSFMSTASQQPQSAVPRGAAAPLNESSSTLPPPVPPPSPPPRIAAVHPFGYYLSFMPSSPQVPREALGPLDELPSTSLSPNVAVEAPDGFATFMSSPQVSSMPAAGDREVFIEATPPGDSTYRSLTQLPMGASTPLHDSPDVSLQTPSVSEVNPFSYFLSPAASPQGLRGASAPLDEVQSNLSSPSVAADDVDGFVSVIPSPELWSMLATREDGFFIDDSSVISSPQVQGGAAAPLDDSSSALPPPPPPPSVGEGRPLDYFLSLLSAHFRRGNAVSSVHELSSIPPSPSELSSTPSSPSVTGDLSFIPSPLEDEVHDNLEELPTEDIIIGGSECISGPNGDSCPICLENYKASERLRVIRNCNHCFHSDCLDLWLQRKSTCPICRTNVS from the exons ATGGCCTCATTGCAACTCAAGTTGTTTATGGTTCTTCTCATTTCTGCTGTCTGTTCCAAGATTTCTGTCCAAACCCCAACTTGTGGTAACAACACATTCTTCATACAATACCCTTTCACATTGCTTCAAGAAGGCCAAAATCCTCATCACACAACCCCCTATAATCTGAAATGCAATCGACAGAAGCTAGTAGCCCTGAACCTTCCTTTCTCTGGGGAGTTCTACGTTCGAGACATCAACTATTTTCAGCAAAAGATACAGCTCTATGATCCAAGCAACTGCCTTCCAAAGAGGCTGAAGAACTTGAGCCTCCCATCTTCTCCATTTATGGCTGTGAGCTATCAGAATTATACCTTCTTCAGCTGCCCTCTTGGAAGCCCAAGTTCTCGTAATCTCACTGCGATACGCTGCTTGAGCAACTCGACAGCCTCAGTCGTGGCTGCTTCAGAGACTTCTATGATGGATGGGATCAAGAACTTGACAGCTTGCAAAGTGTTGTATAGTCTTCAAGTCCCAGTTTCGCAGGTTTTTGAGTATGCGTATAATGGCATTGATGGTGATCTTCAGTTGGCATGGATTGATCCAAGTTCTAAAG GCATAACATCAAGCAAACCTGGAGCTCTAACCATCATCCTAATATGTGCCATCACAATTTTGACTGCCTTACTAGTCGCAATGCTCTGCCTAGGATGCGGTCTGACAGTCGTTGTAGTGATGCTTGATATTGAAGAGGCAAACAATCAAGGATCTTGGAGTTGCAGTACAAGAGTATGGGAAAGGGCGAGATTCAGATTATCTAGAGCTTCGAATGGGACTGCAGGCCCCCTTGATGAAGTTTCATTCATGTCTACAGCTTCACAGCAGCCCCAATCGGCTGTTCCCAGAGGAGCTGCAGCCCCCTTGAATGAATCATCGTCCACGCTTCCACCTCCAGTTCCACCCCCATCTCCACCTCCAAGAATTGCTGCAGTCCACCCTTTTGGCTACTACCTCTCGTTCATGCCTTCTTCGCCTCAAGTCCCAAGGGAGGCTCTAGGCCCCCTTGATGAACTTCCATCCACTTCTTTGAGTCCAAATGTGGCTGTAGAAGCCCCCGATGGCTTCGCCACATTCATGTCGTCACCTCAAGTCTCAAGCATGCCTGCAGCTGGTGATCGTGAGGTCTTTATCGAGGCAACCCCTCCTGGTGACTCTACATACAGGTCTCTCACCCAATTACCAATGGGGGCTTCAACCCCCCTTCATGACTCCCCAGACGTATCTCTTCAGACTCCAAGTGTTTCTGAAGTCAACCCCTTTAGTTACTTCCTCTCCCCCGCTGCTTCACCTCAAGGCCTAAGGGGTGCTTCAGCCCCCCTTGATGAAGTCCAATCCAACCTCTCGAGTCCGAGTGTAGCTGCAGACGACGTTGATGGTTTTGTCTCAGTCATTCCTTCGCCTGAGCTATGGAGCATGCTTGCAACTCGTGAGGATGGATTCTTCATTGATGACTCCTCGGTCATATCTTCACCTCAAGTCCAAGGGGGAGCTGCAGCGCCCCTGGATGATTCTTCATCTGCCCTTccgcctccacctccacctccaagTGTAGGTGAAGGCCGCCCCTTGGATTACTTCTTGTCATTGCTTTCAGCTCATTTCAGGAGGGGGAATGCAGTCTCCTCCGTTCATGAACTTTCATCCATTCCTCCAAGTCCAAGCGAACTTTCATCCACTCCTTCGAGTCCAAGCGTGACAGGTGACTTGTCGTTTATACCTTCGCCTCTCGAAGATGAAGTCCATGACAACTTAGAGGAGCTGCCAACAGAAGACATAATAATAGGTGGGAGTGAGTGCATTTCAGGGCCTAATGGCGATTCTTGCCCTATATGTTTGGAAAATTACAAGGCATCAGAGAGGCTGAGGGTCATCAGAAATTGCAACCACTGCTTCCATTCAGATTGCTTGGACCTATGGTTGCAGAGGAAAAGCACCTGCCCTATTTGCAGAACTAATGTAAGTTAA
- the LOC125196331 gene encoding long chain acyl-CoA synthetase 4-like — protein sequence MAESKKFIVEIEKAREAKDGKPSVGPVYRNAIVRDGFRLLPRGLESCWDSFCQSVEKYPDSPMLGEREMVDGKVGRYVWLTYKQVYDLVLAVGASIRSFGVTQGDKCGIYGANCTRWVVSMQACNAHGLYCVPLYDTLGAGAVEYIICHAEISIAFVEENKISELLKTFPSSGKYIKIIVSFGEVTQEQRQVAGNFSSNIYSWSEFLLLGKSKKYDIPMKKKTDICTIMYTSGTTGDPKGVMISNESILSIISGVNHHLESMNEEFSEADVYISYLPLAHIFDRVIEELFISKGASIGFWHKDIKKLLDDIQELRPTVLCAVPRVLDKIYAGLVEKISSAGIIRQTIFNAAYAYKLHHMRKGYKHAEAAPKIDKLVFKKVKEGLGGKLRLILSGAAPLSPSVETYLRVATCSHVLQGYGLTETCAGSFVARPDELSMVATVGPPLPVVDVCLESVPDMEYNALSSTPRGEICIRGKRLFSGYYKREDLTKEVMTDEWFHTGDIGEWQPDGSMKIIDRKKNIFKLSQGEYVSVENLEGIYSLAFAIDSVWIYGSSYESFLVGVVNPNLDSLKHWAEENEVDGDVGTICRDARARAYILGELTKIGKDNKLKGFEFIKGVYLDPVPFDMERDLITPTFKKKRNNFLKYYQKSIEDMYNSTK from the exons ATGGCAGAAAGCAAGAAGTTCATCGTAGAGATTGAGAAGGCAAGGGAAGCTAAAGATGGAAAGCCATCAGTTGGGCCGGTTTACAGAAACGCGATTGTCAGAGATGGATTCAGGCTGCTGCCCCGAGGCCTTGAGAGCTGCTGGGATAGTTTCTG CCAATCTGTGGAGAAATATCCTGATAGCCCAATGCTAGGTGAAAGAGAAATGGTGGATGGAAAG GTGGGCCGATACGTCTGGTTAACTTACAAACAAGTGTACGATTTAGTCCTAGCAGTCGGTGCCTCCATTCGTTCCTTCGGTGTTACTCAA GGTGACAAATGTGGCATATACGGTGCAAACTGCACACGTTGGGTTGTAAGCATGCAGGCATGCAATGCGCATGGTCTCTACTGTGTACCACTATACGACACTCTGG GTGCCGGTGCAGTGGAATACATCATCTGCCACGCTGAGATCTCAATTGCCTTCgtagaagaaaacaaaatctccGAG CTGTTGAAAACATTTCCCAGCTCTggaaaatacataaaaa TTATTGTAAGCTTTGGAGAGGTGACTCAGGAACAAAGGCAGGTTGCTGGAAATTTTAGCTCGAATATATATTCTTGGAGTGAATTTTTGCTTCTG GGAAAGAGCAAGAAATACGACATCCcaatgaagaagaagaccGATATCTGCACAATAATGTACACTAGTGGAACAACAGGCGACCCAAAGGGAGTGATGATCTCGAACGAGAGCATTCTGTCAATCATTTCTGGAGTAAATCACCATTTAGAGAGCATGAATGAAGAG TTCAGTGAGGCAGATGTGTACATTTCCTATCTCCCACTGGCTCATATATTTGACCGTGTTATCGAAGAACTCTTCATCTCAAAGGGTGCATCGATTGGATTCTGGCACAAG GATATCAAGAAGCTTCTAGATGACATTCAAGAGCTCAGACCAACGGTCCTATGTGCTGTTCCGCGCGTCTTAGACAAGATCTACGCAG GTTTGGTGGAGAAGATTTCTTCTGCTGGTATAATCAGACAGACAATCTTCAACGCGGCATATGCCTA CAAGCTACATCATATGAGGAAAGGGTACAAGCATGCTGAGGCAGCTCCAAAAATCGACAAACTTGTGTTCAAGAAG GTCAAAGAAGGCCTAGGAGGAAAACTGCGCCTTATCCTATCTGGAGCAGCACCTCTTTCTCCCAGTGTGGAGACATATCTACGCGTTGCTACCTGTTCTCATGTCTTGCAAGGATATG GTTTGACAGAAACATGTGCAGGATCGTTTGTTGCAAGGCCAGACGAGCTAAGCATGGTTGCCACAGTTGGCCCTCCCCTCCCAGTTGTAGACGTATGCCTAGAATCTGTTCCTGATATGGAATACAACGCGCTTTCTTCAACACCACGTGGAGAGATATGCATCAGAGGGAAACGCTTGTTCTCGGGCTACTACAAACGCGAGGATCTCACCAAAGAGGTCATGACTGATGAGTGGTTCCACACAG GGGATATTGGTGAGTGGCAGCCAGATGGGAGCATGAAGATCATTGACAGGAAGAAGAACATATTCAAGCTCTCACAGGGTGAGTACGTGTCAGTCGAGAACTTGGAAGGCATCTACTCCCTCGCCTTCGCCATAGACTCG GTATGGATCTATGGCAGCAGCTACGAGTCATTCCTTGTTGGTGTTGTCAACCCCAACCTTGATTCCCTTAAGCATTGGGCTGAAGAGAACGAGGTTGATGGGGACGTTGGCACCATATGCAGAGATGCAAGAGCTAGAGCCTACATTCTAGGAGAGCTAACAAAGATTGGGAAAGATAACAAG TTGAAGGGATTTGAGTTCATCAAAGGTGTATATCTAGACCCTGTGCCATTTGACATGGAACGTGATCTTATAACTCCCACTttcaagaagaagaggaaCAACTTTCTCAAGTATTATCAGAAGTCCATTGAAGATATGTACAATAGCACCAAatga
- the LOC125197148 gene encoding putative RING-H2 finger protein ATL21A, with the protein MELVKLFLILTTSLLSHAAKNPCPPQYCGTNPLPIRFPFTLQQHPGNCTGFPGLTFTCSVDEGRGDVPLLHLPHSGSFSVRHINYLMQEIHLYDPAGCLPSRLISLNLTSSPFAAALTEELTFLSCPRGAGLAEVECLRNATSAVLAGPAGRLSGAMGVCRTMFTVPIAVPWDGSGGGGDWVTEDLRLTWSLPECQGCEVGGGVCGLGRNRSGVVGEITCYSDHGTGRGLEVFKTIALSIVIPAIICSICISCFVCIVEWKAVRSRAAAVAAPSLHPPATVGLDDSTIESYEKVVLGESKRLPGPNGVTCPICLVDYCPKDILRCIPECQHCFHSECVDEWLRLNSSCPLCRNSPSNSLEQV; encoded by the exons ATGGAACTTGTCAAACTCTTCCTCATCTTAACCACTTCCCTCCTCTCCCACGCTGCAAAAAACCCGTGCCCACCTCAATACTGCGGCACCAACCCCTTACCCATCCGTTTCCCCTTCACGCTGCAGCAGCATCCCGGAAACTGCACCGGCTTCCCGGGCTTGACCTTCACATGCTCCGTGGATGAAGGAAGAGGAGACGTCCCTCTCCTGCACCTCCCGCATTCCGGAAGCTTCTCCGTCCGCCACATAAACTACCTCATGCAGGAGATCCACCTCTACGACCCGGCCGGCTGCCTCCCGAGCCGCCTCATCTCCCTCAACCTCACCTCCTCCCCCTTCGCCGCCGCGCTCACGGAGGAGCTCACCTTCCTCAGCTGCCCCCGCGGCGCGGGGCTCGCTGAGGTGGAGTGCCTCAGGAACGCCACGTCGGCGGTGCTGGCGGGCCCCGCGGGGAGGCTCTCCGGGGCGATGGGCGTGTGCAGGACTATGTTCACGGTGCCGATCGCGGTGCCGTGGGAtggcagcggcggcggaggtgaTTGGGTGACGGAGGATCTTAGGCTGACGTGGAGCTTACCTGAATGCCAGGGGTGTGAGGTGGGTGGTGGGGTTTGTGGGCTTGGTCGGAATCGGAGTGGTGTGGTCGGAGAGATTACTTGCTATTCTGATCATGGGACAG GTCGAGGCCTAGAGGTTTTCAAAACCATAGCACTATCAATAGTGATACCAGCCATCATATGCTCCATATGCATTTCATGCTTTGTATGCATAGTGGAATGGAAGGCAGTTCGGAGTAGGGCAGCCGCTGTGGCGGCCCCGTCACTGCATCCACCGGCTACCGTGGGGCTCGATGACTCGACCATCGAGTCGTACGAGAAAGTTGTACTGGGCGAAAGCAAGCGCCTTCCTGGACCTAATGGTGTCACATGTCCTATATGCCTAGTTGATTATTGTCCAAAAGACATACTCCGATGCATACCCGAATGTCAACATTGCTTTCATTCCGAATGCGTTGATGAGTGGTTGAGATTGAATAGCTCGTGCCCTCTTTGTCGAAATTCGCCTTCGAATTCTTTAGAACAAGTATGA
- the LOC125196332 gene encoding uncharacterized protein LOC125196332 isoform X1: MKNVQDQQKLQDIKPNIISHDSRTEPPTNATEAAIPDSGSVSASSNDNRKVSRGDIELVQNLIERCLQLYMNKDEVVKTLVNRAKIDPAFTTLVWQKLEEENADFFRAYYIRLKLKKQIILFNNLLEHQYHLMKYPMPSKVPLAPMQNGIHPMPANNLPMGYPVIQHPPVPANGQPHIDPMGYSTSSCHIVNGVPAPGNFHPMRMNSGNDMVIGTNTADVSPMMPPNNAMSSISDIPVSPTSVASSGHFPFSASDMGVDASALDTAFTSDVASSVGLQLPPDNGVGNSRDSLRSLAQIPWNFSLSDLTADLSNLGDLGALGNYPGSPFLPSDSDILLDSPEQEDIAEEFFVDSDSVPGQCLPADEEKS, from the exons ATGAAGAACGTGCAG GATCAACAGAAATTACAGGACATAAAgcctaatattatttcacatGATTCCCGAACTGAGCCACCAACTAATGCCACCGAGGCAGCTATACCAGACTCAGGTTCCGTCTCGGCATCAAGTAATGACAACAGAAAAGTATCCCGTGGGGATATCGAACTT GTTCAGAATTTGATAGAGCGATGTCTACAGCTGTATATGAATAAAGATGAGGTTGTAAAGACCCTTGTCAACCGTGCTAAAATTGATCCCGCTTTCACAACATTAG TGTGGCAGAAGTTAGAGGAAGAAAATGCCGACTTCTTCCGGGCCTACTACATAAGGCTTAAGTTGAAGAAAcaaattatcttatttaacaaCTTGCTAGAGCATCAGTATCATCTAATGAAATATCCCATGCCTTCAAAGGTTCCGTTAGCTCCCATGCAGAACGGGATTCATCCAATGCCTG CCAACAACCTACCAATGGGATACCCCGTTATACAGCATCCCCCTGTTCCAGCTAATGGTCAACCTCATATTGATCCTATGGGCTATTCGACATCTAGCTGTCACATTGTCAATGGCGTTCCTGCCCCAGGAAATTTTCATCCTATGCGAATGAATTCTGGAAACGA TATGGTGATCGGCACAAATACAGCCGATGTATCCCCCATGATGCCACCAAACAATGCAATGTCGTCCATTTCGGATATACCCGTAAGCCCAACCTCAGTGGCATCGAGCGGCCATTTCCCATTTAGTGCATCGGACATGGGGGTCGACGCTTCCGCACTTGACACAGCTTTTACATCTGATGTTGCAAGTTCAGTAGGACTACAGCTTCCTCCGGATAATGGGGTTGGAAACTCTAGAGATTCCCTCAGATCCTTGGCTCAGATTCCGTGGAATTTTAGCCTTTCAGACCTAACAGCAGATTTATCGAACTTGGGAG ATTTAGGAGCGCTCGGAAACTATCCCGGTTCTCCATTTTTGCCTTCTGATTCTGATATTCTGCTTGATTCTCCAGAACAAGAGGATATAG CAGAGGAGTTCTTTGTCGATTCTGATTCTGTGCCAGGGCAATGCCTGCCAGCAGATGAGGAGAAGTCGTAG
- the LOC125192358 gene encoding probable F-box protein At3g61730, with protein MGKRLREARSICCCASPRSSHRTPHAIFSWYEEDVWTEVAKYLDGKSLVMLAVTCKWFHRIMMEDSVWKYACLRDLRIPDPGNIPFKWIELYTTAFDGSHTYMFRQQEKHIDWMRIGAFLFDSPNALLTESLIESIKIPKVETMEKMGHKESFCLLSNIKTGIWIADLQLVRCPVCDLDTCDGTMQTLDARHIELFLTEEYRSGIWDYYLVGSRNINKQADGASGGIFDLKHINDESTSDIFDYKSWVGKRMDRQPKTKITLHAVAVNTNLQENEGLQIKYHAMRAGKGGEVISIRISQQLL; from the exons ATGGGGAAGAGATTGAGGGAAGCGCGATCAATATGCTGCTGCGCCTCCCCACGCTCATCGCACCGGACTCCTCATGCGATTTTCAGCTG GTATGAAGAGGATGTATGGACAGAGGTTGCCAAATATTTGGATGGGAAATCTCTAGTGATGCTTGCTGTAACTTGCAAATGGTTTCATCGCATTATGATGGAAGACAGTGTGTGGAAATATGCATGCTTGCGTGACCTTCGAATTCCTGACCCTGGAAACATCCCATTCAAATGGATCGAACTCTATACCACAGCTTTTG ATGGAAGTCACACTTACATGTTTCGTCAGCAGGAGAAGCATATTG ATTGGATGCGAATTGGAGCATTCTTGTTTGACTCACCCAACGCTCTCCTGACTGAGAGTTTAATAGAAAGCATAAAAATTCCCAAAGTGGAGACAATGGAAAAGATGGGGCACAAAGAAAGCTTCTGTTTGTTAAGCAATATTAAAACTGGAATCTGGATTGCTG ACTTGCAGCTTGTCCGGTGTCCTGTTTGTGACCTTGACACATGCGATG GAACTATGCAGACATTGGACGCGAGGCATATTGAACTCTTCCTGACTGAAGAATACCGTAGTGGGATCTGGGATTACTATCTTGTAGGATCCCGTAACATCAACAAGCAGGCTGATGGGGCTTCTGGTGGGATTTTCGACCTCAAACATATCAATGATGAATCAACCTCTG ATATCTTTGATTACAAATCATGGGTGGGAAAACGAATGGACCGGCAACCAAAAACTAAGATAACTCTTCATGCGGTTGCAGTAAACACTAATTTGCAAGAGAATGAAG GTCTTCAGATCAAATACCATGCAATGAGGGCCGGGAAAGGCGGTGAAGTCATATCAATTCGTATATCTCAGCAGCTGCTCTAA
- the LOC125196332 gene encoding uncharacterized protein LOC125196332 isoform X2, with protein MKNVQDQQKLQDIKPNIISHDSRTEPPTNATEAAIPDSGSVSASSNDNRKVSRGDIELVQNLIERCLQLYMNKDEVVKTLVNRAKIDPAFTTLVWQKLEEENADFFRAYYIRLKLKKQIILFNNLLEHQYHLMKYPMPSKVPLAPMQNGIHPMPANNLPMGYPVIQHPPVPANGQPHIDPMGYSTSSCHIVNGVPAPGNFHPMRMNSGNDMVIGTNTADVSPMMPPNNAMSSISDIPVSPTSVASSGHFPFSASDMGVDASALDTAFTSDVASSVGLQLPPDNGVGNSRDSLRSLAQIPWNFSLSDLTADLSNLGDLGALGNYPGSPFLPSDSDILLDSPEQEDIEEFFVDSDSVPGQCLPADEEKS; from the exons ATGAAGAACGTGCAG GATCAACAGAAATTACAGGACATAAAgcctaatattatttcacatGATTCCCGAACTGAGCCACCAACTAATGCCACCGAGGCAGCTATACCAGACTCAGGTTCCGTCTCGGCATCAAGTAATGACAACAGAAAAGTATCCCGTGGGGATATCGAACTT GTTCAGAATTTGATAGAGCGATGTCTACAGCTGTATATGAATAAAGATGAGGTTGTAAAGACCCTTGTCAACCGTGCTAAAATTGATCCCGCTTTCACAACATTAG TGTGGCAGAAGTTAGAGGAAGAAAATGCCGACTTCTTCCGGGCCTACTACATAAGGCTTAAGTTGAAGAAAcaaattatcttatttaacaaCTTGCTAGAGCATCAGTATCATCTAATGAAATATCCCATGCCTTCAAAGGTTCCGTTAGCTCCCATGCAGAACGGGATTCATCCAATGCCTG CCAACAACCTACCAATGGGATACCCCGTTATACAGCATCCCCCTGTTCCAGCTAATGGTCAACCTCATATTGATCCTATGGGCTATTCGACATCTAGCTGTCACATTGTCAATGGCGTTCCTGCCCCAGGAAATTTTCATCCTATGCGAATGAATTCTGGAAACGA TATGGTGATCGGCACAAATACAGCCGATGTATCCCCCATGATGCCACCAAACAATGCAATGTCGTCCATTTCGGATATACCCGTAAGCCCAACCTCAGTGGCATCGAGCGGCCATTTCCCATTTAGTGCATCGGACATGGGGGTCGACGCTTCCGCACTTGACACAGCTTTTACATCTGATGTTGCAAGTTCAGTAGGACTACAGCTTCCTCCGGATAATGGGGTTGGAAACTCTAGAGATTCCCTCAGATCCTTGGCTCAGATTCCGTGGAATTTTAGCCTTTCAGACCTAACAGCAGATTTATCGAACTTGGGAG ATTTAGGAGCGCTCGGAAACTATCCCGGTTCTCCATTTTTGCCTTCTGATTCTGATATTCTGCTTGATTCTCCAGAACAAGAGGATATAG AGGAGTTCTTTGTCGATTCTGATTCTGTGCCAGGGCAATGCCTGCCAGCAGATGAGGAGAAGTCGTAG
- the LOC125196330 gene encoding uncharacterized protein LOC125196330 isoform X1, whose amino-acid sequence MASLQLKLFMVLLISAVCSKISVQTPTCGNNTFFIQYPFTLLQEGQNPHHTTPYNLKCNRQKLVALNLPFSGEFYVRDINYFQQKIQLYDPSNCLPKRLKNLSLPSSPFMAVSYQNYTFFSCPLGSPSSRNLTAIRCLSNSTASVVAASETSMMDGIKNLTACKVLYSLQVPVSQVFEYAYNGIDGDLQLAWIDPSSKGNSRGITSSKPGALTIILICAITILTALLVAMLCLGCGLTVVVVMLDIEEANNQGSWSCSTRVWERARFRLSRASNGTAGPLDEVSFMSTASQQPQSAVPRGAAAPLNESSSTLPPPVPPPSPPPRIAAVHPFGYYLSFMPSSPQVPREALGPLDELPSTSLSPNVAVEAPDGFATFMSSPQVSSMPAAGDREVFIEATPPGDSTYRSLTQLPMGASTPLHDSPDVSLQTPSVSEVNPFSYFLSPAASPQGLRGASAPLDEVQSNLSSPSVAADDVDGFVSVIPSPELWSMLATREDGFFIDDSSVISSPQVQGGAAAPLDDSSSALPPPPPPPSVGEGRPLDYFLSLLSAHFRRGNAVSSVHELSSIPPSPSELSSTPSSPSVTGDLSFIPSPLEDEVHDNLEELPTEDIIIGGSECISGPNGDSCPICLENYKASERLRVIRNCNHCFHSDCLDLWLQRKSTCPICRTNVS is encoded by the exons ATGGCCTCATTGCAACTCAAGTTGTTTATGGTTCTTCTCATTTCTGCTGTCTGTTCCAAGATTTCTGTCCAAACCCCAACTTGTGGTAACAACACATTCTTCATACAATACCCTTTCACATTGCTTCAAGAAGGCCAAAATCCTCATCACACAACCCCCTATAATCTGAAATGCAATCGACAGAAGCTAGTAGCCCTGAACCTTCCTTTCTCTGGGGAGTTCTACGTTCGAGACATCAACTATTTTCAGCAAAAGATACAGCTCTATGATCCAAGCAACTGCCTTCCAAAGAGGCTGAAGAACTTGAGCCTCCCATCTTCTCCATTTATGGCTGTGAGCTATCAGAATTATACCTTCTTCAGCTGCCCTCTTGGAAGCCCAAGTTCTCGTAATCTCACTGCGATACGCTGCTTGAGCAACTCGACAGCCTCAGTCGTGGCTGCTTCAGAGACTTCTATGATGGATGGGATCAAGAACTTGACAGCTTGCAAAGTGTTGTATAGTCTTCAAGTCCCAGTTTCGCAGGTTTTTGAGTATGCGTATAATGGCATTGATGGTGATCTTCAGTTGGCATGGATTGATCCAAGTTCTAAAGGTAACAGCAGAG GCATAACATCAAGCAAACCTGGAGCTCTAACCATCATCCTAATATGTGCCATCACAATTTTGACTGCCTTACTAGTCGCAATGCTCTGCCTAGGATGCGGTCTGACAGTCGTTGTAGTGATGCTTGATATTGAAGAGGCAAACAATCAAGGATCTTGGAGTTGCAGTACAAGAGTATGGGAAAGGGCGAGATTCAGATTATCTAGAGCTTCGAATGGGACTGCAGGCCCCCTTGATGAAGTTTCATTCATGTCTACAGCTTCACAGCAGCCCCAATCGGCTGTTCCCAGAGGAGCTGCAGCCCCCTTGAATGAATCATCGTCCACGCTTCCACCTCCAGTTCCACCCCCATCTCCACCTCCAAGAATTGCTGCAGTCCACCCTTTTGGCTACTACCTCTCGTTCATGCCTTCTTCGCCTCAAGTCCCAAGGGAGGCTCTAGGCCCCCTTGATGAACTTCCATCCACTTCTTTGAGTCCAAATGTGGCTGTAGAAGCCCCCGATGGCTTCGCCACATTCATGTCGTCACCTCAAGTCTCAAGCATGCCTGCAGCTGGTGATCGTGAGGTCTTTATCGAGGCAACCCCTCCTGGTGACTCTACATACAGGTCTCTCACCCAATTACCAATGGGGGCTTCAACCCCCCTTCATGACTCCCCAGACGTATCTCTTCAGACTCCAAGTGTTTCTGAAGTCAACCCCTTTAGTTACTTCCTCTCCCCCGCTGCTTCACCTCAAGGCCTAAGGGGTGCTTCAGCCCCCCTTGATGAAGTCCAATCCAACCTCTCGAGTCCGAGTGTAGCTGCAGACGACGTTGATGGTTTTGTCTCAGTCATTCCTTCGCCTGAGCTATGGAGCATGCTTGCAACTCGTGAGGATGGATTCTTCATTGATGACTCCTCGGTCATATCTTCACCTCAAGTCCAAGGGGGAGCTGCAGCGCCCCTGGATGATTCTTCATCTGCCCTTccgcctccacctccacctccaagTGTAGGTGAAGGCCGCCCCTTGGATTACTTCTTGTCATTGCTTTCAGCTCATTTCAGGAGGGGGAATGCAGTCTCCTCCGTTCATGAACTTTCATCCATTCCTCCAAGTCCAAGCGAACTTTCATCCACTCCTTCGAGTCCAAGCGTGACAGGTGACTTGTCGTTTATACCTTCGCCTCTCGAAGATGAAGTCCATGACAACTTAGAGGAGCTGCCAACAGAAGACATAATAATAGGTGGGAGTGAGTGCATTTCAGGGCCTAATGGCGATTCTTGCCCTATATGTTTGGAAAATTACAAGGCATCAGAGAGGCTGAGGGTCATCAGAAATTGCAACCACTGCTTCCATTCAGATTGCTTGGACCTATGGTTGCAGAGGAAAAGCACCTGCCCTATTTGCAGAACTAATGTAAGTTAA